A window of Barnesiella propionica genomic DNA:
AAAGGCGGTTTGCAATTAGGAATGGTATATTTCAACAGCGGAATGATAGATGAATCTATTGATGCCTATAAACAGGTAATATCGGCTTATCCCTCCAGCGATGAGGCACGGGTAGCGGCCGAAGATCTGAAATCGGTTTATGTGGAAAAAAATGACGTATCTTCATACGCTTCATATATTAAATCCCTGGGAGGTACTATTACATATAAGGTAAGCGAGCTGGATTCGTTAAGTTATCTGGCTGCCGAACGTTCTTATGCCGCTCAAAAAAATATAAGCGGGTTGACGAAATATATTCGGGAATTTCCGCAAGGGGCCTTTTTATCTCAGGCCCATTATTATATAGCAGCCGATGCGTTTAATAAAAAAGATTACGGAACGGCATTGCTTTCGTTTAACTATGTTCTGGAACATCAGCCCGACGGGAATTTTGCCGAAGAAGCATTGGCCCGCAAGAGCGAGATTCTTTACCTGCAAAATGATATGGACAATGCCTTGGAAAACTTCCGTTTATTGGAGAAGAAAGCAACAACGACTGAAAATCGCAGGGCTTCCCGTTTGGGAATAATGCGTATTTCACAAAATCAGCAGAAACCCTGGGGAGTATTGGAAGCCGCAAATAGTCTGTTACAGGATGCTAAATTGTCTCCGGAACTAAGACAAGAGGCTTTGTTCGCCAGGGCAGCTGCATATAAGGCTGTCGATAAACCGGATAAAGCAATAGCCGACTGGAAAGTGCTGGCATCCGATCCCCGTACGATATACGGTGCGGAGAGCGCTTATTTATTATCTCAGCATTATTACGATACGAATAACCTCGATATGGCCGAGAAGCAATTGAATAACTTTATAGACCAGGGTACGTCCCATCAGTATTGGCTCGCACGAGGCTTTTTATTGATGGCTGATATATTTATAAAACGGGGAGATAATTTCCAGGCGAAACAATATTTGTCAAGCCTGAAAAATAATTATACGGTACAGGATGATATTGCGGGCCGTATTCAGGAACGTTTGAGTAAAATAGGAGAATAAATCTTATAAATAAAGTTACAAGATGAAAAAACAAAATATATTATATATCGTAGCGTTTATGGCAATAATTATTCCTGTACAGGCGCAGGAGAATAAGAACTCTCTTAACCGGGAAGTAACTATTGAAAAAGATTTTACTCCAATCGTGCGGGATGCTTCTAAAATTAATGTGTTGCCTGAAGTGGAAACTCCATCGGCAGTAAAACAGGTAATATCTTATAGTGACTGGACTTTTCCGTCATCCGTCAATCCCCAAATTCCGGTATTACCCGCTTACGGTTATGCCGATACATATAAATATTCGAAAAAACGGGGATATATCGATTATGCCTTGGGAAATTACTGGAATATGACGGGAAGTGCGGGATACCGGATTCTGGACAGTAAACAAAATAAGCTGGGGGTATGGTATCAGCATAATTCTGCGAACGGAAGTGTAAAATATCTTCAGAATGATGAAAAGAGAAAGCAAAAATGGAATGATAACCGGGTAGGACTGTATTATAGTCATCGGTTTAATACTCTGCAATTGAATATAGACGGTGGTTATCGTTATAATACATTTAATTATTATGGTTATCAGATACCTCTTGCCGCAGATAATAAGAATCAGGTAGCCCAGCAAGTGAATATAAAGGCAGGTATTAAGTCTTTACCCGATGCAGAAGATTTTGAATACGATATATCGGTCGGATATAACAGATACTCAAACAAATTAGGTCTGTTTTTATTTGCAGATGAAGGAAAAGCACAGAACCATTTCTCTACGAAATTCCGTTTGGGCGCACCTGTCAATGAAATATCCAAAATAGGGATCGACGGAGGCATGGATAATTTATTTTATAGCAAAAATTATTCTGAATATGGTTCATTTACAGTTATACGATTAACTCCATATTACAGTGTCAAACAGAATAATATCAATCTCCGTTTGGGGATGAATATGGATATATCGGCTAATGACGGTACTATTTTCCGTTTTGCTCCCGATGTCCGGCTGGATTGGGAATTCTATGATTCTAATTTTTTGTATACCAGTATTACGGGAGGGAAGAAAATATTTACATGGGATGACCTGGCAAATATTACCCGTTATTTTTATTCTGTGGGTGAGAAATCCTCATATACGCCTGTCGATGCTGTTATCGGGTTCGGCAGCCGGGCAATTCCTGGGGTGAGCTTTAATTTGTATGGGGGATATGAGAATGTGAAAGATAAATTAGTTTCCGGAGGCCTTGTCCAAGGACATAAAAGGCCAGCTGTCGGATTCTTTAACCTGGATCGGGCTGCTTGCTGGAAATTGGGTATAGAAGTTCGTTATAACTATGTTTCCTGGTTAGAAATAAATGCTAAAGTTGATTTCCGGAGCTGGGATAACAATGAAGTTCTTTATACTCCTAAGTGGGAAGGTGCTTTGGATGTTAAACTTCATCCTGTAAAACCTCTTACGCTTTATGCCGGATATAATATGGCAACCGGAAGGAAATATATTTGGAAAGAACTTAACCCGCTGGATTCTCAGAATGCTCAGGAAGTAATGCGTGGAACATTGAAAAATATTCATAATGTAAAGGTGGGTGCATCGTATACTTTCGGGAATGATGTGACATTATTCGCACAGGTTGATAATCTGCTTAACCGTCGTTATGAATATTATTATGGTATGCCGGCGCAAAGATTGAATTTTATGGCCGGATTTGCCGTGAATTTTTAAGAACATTTTTTCAGGGAAGATTGTTACGATCTTGAACGCAGATACTCCTGTTGGAATAAAGACGGTATGAATGGGGCATGAATTAGAAATAATAATAAAAATGCTCAAAATATGCTGTATTCCAACAGGTTTTTTCTAATTTTGCGCCAAAATTGCGAAGAATAAATATTTAATCGCGCTTATGCATAAGAATTTAGTAATTGTAGAATCCCCGGCCAAAGCGAAAACTATTGAAAAATTTCTTGGGAAAGATTATAAAGTTTTGTCCAGCTACGGCCATATCAGAGATTTGAAGAAAAAAGACTTCAGTATCGATATAGAAAATAATTATACTCCCATCTATGAAATACCTGCGGATAAAAAGAAGCTTGTCGAAACGTTAAAAGAAGAAGCCGGAAAGGCCGATATGGTATGGCTGGCTTCCGATGAGGACCGTGAGGGAGAAGCCATAGCCTGGCATTTGTATGAGGTTTTGGGACTTAAACCCGAAAAGACAAAACGTATCGTTTTTCATGAAATCACGAAGTCCGCTATTCTGCATGCGATCGAAAATCCCCGTGACATAGATATTCCCCGGGTAGATGCTCAGCAGGCAAGGCGTGTGCTCGACCGTATCGTAGGTTTCGAATTGTCCCCTGTGTTATGGAAAAAAGTAAAACCGGCACTTTCTGCCGGTCGTGTCCAGTCTGTAGCCGTACGTCTGATTGTAGAGCGGGAAAGAGAAATAGAGCGGTTTAAGACTGAAGCGTCTTACCGCGTTGTTGCTGTGTTCTTAGTTCCGGGTATTAACGGGACTCCGGTACAAATGAAAGCGGAATTGGGACGCCGTTTAAAAACCGAAGAAGAGGTAAGGGCTTTGCTTACAACATGTATGTCGGCTCATTTTACGATAGAAGATATACAGGTAAAACCGGCTAAAAAATCTCCGGCTCCCCCTTTCACTACGTCTACTTTACAGCAGGAAGCCGCTCGTAAACTGGGATATTCCGTAGCGCAAACTATGATGGTGGCCCAGAAGTTATACGAGTCGGGATTTATCACTTATATGCGTACCGACTCGGTGAATCTTTCCAGTTTGGCTATTGATACGACTAAAGATGAAATATTAAATACATTAGGAGGAAAATATCTTCATATACGTAATTACCATACTAAATCCAAAGGTGCCCAGGAGGCCCATGAAGCTATACGTCCTACTTATATAGGTAATCATGAAATAGATGCTTCGGCTCAGGAACGCAGGTTGTATGAGCTGATATGGAAGCGTACCATAGCTTCCCAGATGAGTGATGCTGAATTGGAAAAAACGACTGCTACCATATCTATTTCAGATAGTGACGACCATTTTGTAGCCGTGGGAGAAGTTCTTAAGTTCGATGGTTTTCTAAAAGTATATCTGGAATCCCAGGACGATGATACCGAAATGGAAGAAAATGAAAAGATGCTTCCTCCACTACATATTAAGGATCGTCTTGAAATGAAAGAGATTACTGCTACGCAGAGATTTACCCAGCATCCGGCGAGATATACAGAGGCCAGTCTGGTACGCAAGCTGGAAGAATTGGGTATAGGGCGTCCTTCAACCTATGCTCCTACTATTTCTACCATACAGCAGCGCAGTTATGTGGAAAAAGGAGATAAAACCGGGACCGAAAGGAGATATAATGTCTTTACGCTGAAAAACGGGAATATACGGGAAGAGATAAAAACCGAAATAACCGGGAATGAAAAAGCGAAATTATTACCTACCGATATAGGAATAGTAGTTAATGATTTCCTGACCGAATATTTTCCTGATATCCTCGATTATAATTTTACGGCGAATGTAGAACAAAAATTCGACGATATTGCAGAAGGTAAATCGGAGTGGCCGGAGGAGATAGACGGATTCTATAAAATATTTCATCCGGTAGTGGAGAATGCACTCTCTTTACGGTTAGAACATAAAGTCGGCGAGCGTGTGCTGGGTGCCGATCCTAAGACGGGACGTCCAGTATCGGTAAAGATAGGCCGTTTCGGTCCGTTGGTACAGATAGGAACTCCGGAGGATGAAGAAAAACCTTTGTTCGCTTCTTTGATGAAAGGGCAGTCTGTGAGTACCATAACGCTGGAAGAGGCCTTGAAATTATTTGACCTTCCCCGCACGTTGGGCGATTTTGAAGAAAAAACGGTTTCGGTAGGGATAGGCCGTTTCGGTCCTTATATCAAGCATGATAATAAATATGTCTCTTTACCTAAGACTTTGACGCCTCAAAGTGTGACTCTGGAAAAAGCGGTAGAGCTGATACAGAATAAAAGGACAGAAGAAAGCCAGCGTCTAATAAAAAGTTTTCCTGAAGATGCGGAACTGGAGTTATTGAACGGCCGTTATGGCGCATATATCTCTTATAAAAAGAAAAATTATAAGATTCCTAAAGCAACCGATGCAGCTTCTCTTACCTATGAAGAATGTATGAAAATAATCAATGATGCTCCGGACAAGTCTTCTGCAAAGAAAAGGGCGGTTCGTAAAACAACTAAGAAGTAAACAGATAAAGATAAATACAGAACGGGACTTCAAGTCCCGTTCTGTATTTTATATCCTGTTGTTGTTTACATGAAAGCGTGCGAATGGCGATAAATATGTATATTTGTTGTATATGAAATAATAAAACTATGGCAAAGAACTTGTTTTCACGGTACATATGGTTGATAGATGTATTAAGACGGAACGGCAGACTTACCCAACGGGAGATAAACGAGCGCTGGATGAGGACCGATCTGTCCGAGGGAAAACCGTTCGCCAGGCGTACTTTCCATAATTACCGTCAGGCTATACAGGAATTGTTCGATGTGAATATCGAATGCGATGGCTCTACGTATGAATATTATATCGAAGATGACGAACAGTTGAATTCCGGCAGTTACAGAAACTGGTTGCTGAATACATTCGCCGTGACCAGTATGATAAGCGACAGCCATAAACTACAAGCCCGTATAGTTCCTGAAAATATCCCCTCGGGACAAAAATACTTGTCGGTTATTATTGATGCCATGAGAGACGGTAAGGTGCTGAATATGGATTACCAGTCTTTCTGGCGTGTTGTACCGCAAACTTTGGAAGTAGAACCGTATTTTGTAAAAGTATTCAGGCAGCGATGGTATGTGATCGGCAAGAATTCCTATGACGAAAAAGTGAAGATATATGCCTTGGACAGGATATGTTCGGTTTTCATTTCGGACAAGAATTTCACGATTCCGGAGGATTTTTCCCCGGAGACTTACTTTCAGGATAGTTTCGGTATTATCCAGGGAGAAGGAAAAACATACGATATTTTGCTTAAAGTGGAGGCCGAACAGGCCAAATATTTCAGGGTATTGCCTTTACACGACTCCCAGATAGAAACAGTTACGGGACCTGTTTATTCTATTTTTAAATACCATTTGAAGATAACATATGATTTGAAACAGGAAATTTTATCGTTCGGAAAAACAGTGGAAGTCTTGGCTCCCGAGGAACTGAGATACGATATTTCCAATATATTGCGGCAGGCCTGTTCTTTATATGATAAAAAATAGAGCATTTCCGGTTTATATAAAATTTATCATAAAAATTCGACTGTCTGCGATTCATATCGTATCATCATTAAAATACTTACTTTATGGAGCAGGAGCGAATATGCCGACTTATAGAAAAATGCAGACAGGGCGATACCGTCGCTTTTGCATCTATTGTACGCGAATATCAGCCTTTAGTATATAGGTTGTCGTTCCGTTTGCTT
This region includes:
- a CDS encoding TonB-dependent receptor — its product is MKKQNILYIVAFMAIIIPVQAQENKNSLNREVTIEKDFTPIVRDASKINVLPEVETPSAVKQVISYSDWTFPSSVNPQIPVLPAYGYADTYKYSKKRGYIDYALGNYWNMTGSAGYRILDSKQNKLGVWYQHNSANGSVKYLQNDEKRKQKWNDNRVGLYYSHRFNTLQLNIDGGYRYNTFNYYGYQIPLAADNKNQVAQQVNIKAGIKSLPDAEDFEYDISVGYNRYSNKLGLFLFADEGKAQNHFSTKFRLGAPVNEISKIGIDGGMDNLFYSKNYSEYGSFTVIRLTPYYSVKQNNINLRLGMNMDISANDGTIFRFAPDVRLDWEFYDSNFLYTSITGGKKIFTWDDLANITRYFYSVGEKSSYTPVDAVIGFGSRAIPGVSFNLYGGYENVKDKLVSGGLVQGHKRPAVGFFNLDRAACWKLGIEVRYNYVSWLEINAKVDFRSWDNNEVLYTPKWEGALDVKLHPVKPLTLYAGYNMATGRKYIWKELNPLDSQNAQEVMRGTLKNIHNVKVGASYTFGNDVTLFAQVDNLLNRRYEYYYGMPAQRLNFMAGFAVNF
- the topA gene encoding type I DNA topoisomerase, which encodes MHKNLVIVESPAKAKTIEKFLGKDYKVLSSYGHIRDLKKKDFSIDIENNYTPIYEIPADKKKLVETLKEEAGKADMVWLASDEDREGEAIAWHLYEVLGLKPEKTKRIVFHEITKSAILHAIENPRDIDIPRVDAQQARRVLDRIVGFELSPVLWKKVKPALSAGRVQSVAVRLIVEREREIERFKTEASYRVVAVFLVPGINGTPVQMKAELGRRLKTEEEVRALLTTCMSAHFTIEDIQVKPAKKSPAPPFTTSTLQQEAARKLGYSVAQTMMVAQKLYESGFITYMRTDSVNLSSLAIDTTKDEILNTLGGKYLHIRNYHTKSKGAQEAHEAIRPTYIGNHEIDASAQERRLYELIWKRTIASQMSDAELEKTTATISISDSDDHFVAVGEVLKFDGFLKVYLESQDDDTEMEENEKMLPPLHIKDRLEMKEITATQRFTQHPARYTEASLVRKLEELGIGRPSTYAPTISTIQQRSYVEKGDKTGTERRYNVFTLKNGNIREEIKTEITGNEKAKLLPTDIGIVVNDFLTEYFPDILDYNFTANVEQKFDDIAEGKSEWPEEIDGFYKIFHPVVENALSLRLEHKVGERVLGADPKTGRPVSVKIGRFGPLVQIGTPEDEEKPLFASLMKGQSVSTITLEEALKLFDLPRTLGDFEEKTVSVGIGRFGPYIKHDNKYVSLPKTLTPQSVTLEKAVELIQNKRTEESQRLIKSFPEDAELELLNGRYGAYISYKKKNYKIPKATDAASLTYEECMKIINDAPDKSSAKKRAVRKTTKK
- a CDS encoding helix-turn-helix transcriptional regulator, with product MAKNLFSRYIWLIDVLRRNGRLTQREINERWMRTDLSEGKPFARRTFHNYRQAIQELFDVNIECDGSTYEYYIEDDEQLNSGSYRNWLLNTFAVTSMISDSHKLQARIVPENIPSGQKYLSVIIDAMRDGKVLNMDYQSFWRVVPQTLEVEPYFVKVFRQRWYVIGKNSYDEKVKIYALDRICSVFISDKNFTIPEDFSPETYFQDSFGIIQGEGKTYDILLKVEAEQAKYFRVLPLHDSQIETVTGPVYSIFKYHLKITYDLKQEILSFGKTVEVLAPEELRYDISNILRQACSLYDKK